A genomic stretch from Marinimicrobium sp. C6131 includes:
- the dapE gene encoding succinyl-diaminopimelate desuccinylase, translating to MTPTLQLAHDLIRRRSVTPEDAGCQDLMIQRLEAIGFQVERLRFEEVDNFWATRGTEGPLLAFAGHTDVVPTGPESQWQHPPFEPVVEDGMLYGRGAADMKGSLASMVVACEQFVAEHPDHQGRIGFLITSDEEGPSVNGTVKVVEWLEARQEKIDWCIVGEPSSTDRVGDVIKNGRRGSLGGVLRVKGVQGHVAYPHLADNPIHKAAPALAELAAQEWDQGNEFFPATSFQISNINGGTGATNVIPGEVEVVFNFRFSTEVTEAQLRERTEAILNRHELDYELDWKLSGQPFLTAEGELVDAVVKAVEQHTGQKPILSTAGGTSDGRFIAPTGAQVVELGPRNDTIHKVDECVRAEDLDTLTALYQSTLKRLLTR from the coding sequence ATGACCCCCACTCTCCAACTCGCCCACGACCTGATCCGCCGCCGCTCGGTCACCCCCGAGGACGCCGGCTGCCAGGACCTGATGATCCAGCGTCTGGAGGCCATCGGCTTTCAGGTGGAACGGTTGCGGTTTGAAGAGGTGGACAACTTCTGGGCCACCCGGGGCACCGAGGGGCCACTGCTGGCCTTTGCCGGGCACACCGATGTGGTGCCCACCGGTCCGGAAAGTCAGTGGCAACATCCCCCGTTCGAACCGGTGGTCGAAGACGGGATGCTGTACGGTCGGGGCGCGGCGGATATGAAAGGCTCTCTGGCCTCCATGGTTGTGGCCTGCGAGCAATTTGTGGCGGAGCATCCTGATCACCAGGGCCGGATCGGTTTTCTGATCACCAGCGATGAGGAAGGCCCCTCGGTGAACGGCACTGTGAAAGTGGTGGAGTGGCTGGAAGCCCGCCAGGAGAAAATCGACTGGTGTATCGTGGGTGAGCCCTCCAGTACCGACCGGGTCGGCGATGTGATCAAGAACGGTCGCCGGGGGTCCCTGGGCGGGGTCCTGAGGGTCAAGGGCGTTCAGGGGCATGTGGCCTACCCGCACCTGGCGGACAACCCGATTCACAAAGCCGCCCCTGCGCTGGCCGAGCTGGCGGCCCAGGAGTGGGATCAGGGCAACGAATTCTTTCCGGCGACCAGCTTCCAGATTTCCAATATCAACGGCGGCACCGGGGCCACCAATGTGATCCCCGGCGAAGTGGAAGTGGTGTTCAACTTCCGCTTTTCCACGGAAGTGACGGAAGCACAGTTGCGCGAGCGCACTGAAGCGATATTGAACAGGCACGAGCTCGATTACGAGCTGGACTGGAAACTCAGCGGCCAACCCTTCCTGACCGCCGAGGGCGAGCTGGTCGACGCTGTCGTCAAAGCGGTGGAGCAGCACACCGGGCAGAAGCCAATACTCTCCACCGCCGGGGGCACCTCCGACGGCCGCTTTATCGCGCCCACCGGAGCCCAGGTGGTCGAGCTCGGTCCGCGCAATGACACTATTCACAAGGTGGACGAATGTGTGAGGGCGGAGGATCTGGACACCCTGACCGCTCTCTATCAGAGCACGCTCAAACGGTTGCTCACCCGCTAA
- a CDS encoding MFS transporter: MQNYFRFIAQSWPLLAFGFISIFWGNFGQSFFISWYGTPIQESLGLSAGRYGSLYSIATLTSGLLIMAFGGLIDRLPLRFFASLSAVGLTLAGIVMALAYHPLLLLLGLFLLRFCGQGLLPHTAQTTMARYFDRDRGKALSVSASGVPVGEVILPIAAVALITLIGWRGSWGVIALLTVTLYIPLMLWLLKQAPVDTRSRPATADAEVLKRSAGRRDMLKDYRFWLALPTVLGGPFMVTGIFIQQGFILAEKDWSAAWLASCFIIYGVTHWVAQLVTGILIDRFSAQTVLRFVLVPLTGAVFVLAYLEGHWVAPPFMMLLAMTIGSGSPVGGALWAEVYGTAKLGSIRSLMSSLMIISTAISPFLFGVLIDRDLTAQQMFSGTGWVLIAALILVQFSYKSQSTKY, from the coding sequence GTGCAGAATTATTTTCGCTTTATCGCCCAGTCCTGGCCGCTGTTGGCGTTTGGCTTTATCAGTATTTTCTGGGGCAACTTCGGGCAATCGTTTTTCATCAGTTGGTACGGTACGCCCATTCAGGAATCCCTGGGGCTGTCCGCCGGTCGGTACGGTTCACTGTATTCCATTGCCACCCTGACCAGTGGCCTGCTGATCATGGCGTTCGGGGGGCTGATTGACCGGCTGCCGTTGCGTTTCTTTGCCTCCCTCTCCGCGGTCGGGCTCACGCTCGCGGGCATCGTAATGGCACTGGCCTATCATCCCCTGCTGTTGTTGCTCGGCCTGTTTCTGCTGCGTTTTTGCGGCCAGGGACTGCTGCCCCACACGGCCCAGACCACCATGGCCCGCTATTTCGACCGGGACCGGGGCAAGGCACTGAGCGTATCGGCCAGCGGCGTACCGGTCGGCGAGGTGATTCTGCCCATTGCGGCGGTGGCACTGATTACCCTGATCGGCTGGCGGGGCAGTTGGGGCGTCATCGCCCTGTTGACCGTGACGCTCTACATTCCCCTGATGCTCTGGCTGCTCAAGCAGGCCCCGGTGGATACCCGCAGCCGCCCCGCCACCGCGGACGCTGAGGTACTCAAGCGCAGCGCCGGGCGCCGGGACATGCTCAAGGATTACCGGTTCTGGCTGGCTCTGCCCACGGTGCTGGGTGGTCCGTTTATGGTGACCGGCATTTTCATTCAGCAGGGTTTTATTCTGGCCGAAAAAGACTGGTCAGCCGCCTGGCTGGCCAGCTGCTTCATTATCTATGGTGTCACCCACTGGGTGGCGCAACTGGTCACCGGCATTCTGATTGACCGGTTCAGTGCCCAGACGGTGCTGCGTTTTGTCCTGGTGCCCCTGACCGGGGCGGTGTTTGTTCTCGCATACCTGGAGGGCCACTGGGTGGCGCCGCCGTTCATGATGCTGTTGGCCATGACCATTGGCTCCGGCAGTCCCGTGGGGGGCGCACTCTGGGCCGAGGTATACGGTACCGCCAAGCTCGGTTCCATCCGCTCACTGATGAGCTCGCTGATGATCATCTCCACCGCCATTTCGCCCTTTCTGTTCGGCGTGCTGATCGACCGGGACCTGACCGCCCAGCAGATGTTCAGCGGCACCGGCTGGGTACTCATTGCCGCCCTGATTCTGGTGCAGTTTTCCTATAAGTCGCAGTCAACGAAATACTAA
- a CDS encoding DUF1461 domain-containing protein, which translates to MLTSLLHQSSHWFNRLALWPLLFVSHFLAASLLAWHLLAQVDFGFSLAYPLLDIDQHIERFGPENRYKTGFGETSREEHVRLFGEITRSIQSSGEGLAEIQYTLPNGQSSTLMRLPEVIHLQDVARLVDHYYLAGLTAAVLLVVLGLYVRQRQLTPPRPRKVLWVTGASLAVGGVALWVIGPVKVFYWLHEYAFPKDHPWFFYYQDSLMTTLMKAPDLFGFIGALLLLLTLILWALSGALLLRGFRRGRALP; encoded by the coding sequence ATGCTGACATCACTGCTTCATCAATCCAGTCACTGGTTCAACCGATTGGCACTGTGGCCGCTCCTGTTTGTCAGCCACTTTCTTGCCGCCAGCCTGCTGGCCTGGCACCTGCTCGCTCAAGTGGACTTCGGGTTTTCCCTGGCCTACCCGCTGCTGGATATTGATCAGCACATCGAGCGTTTCGGACCGGAAAACCGCTACAAAACCGGGTTTGGAGAGACCTCCCGGGAAGAGCATGTGCGCCTATTCGGCGAAATCACCCGCAGCATTCAGAGCAGTGGCGAGGGTCTGGCGGAGATTCAGTACACCCTGCCCAACGGCCAAAGCAGCACGCTGATGCGCCTCCCCGAAGTCATTCACCTTCAGGATGTGGCTCGGCTGGTGGATCACTATTATCTGGCGGGCCTGACGGCGGCGGTATTACTGGTCGTATTGGGGCTCTACGTGCGCCAGCGCCAGCTGACACCACCGAGGCCGCGGAAGGTATTGTGGGTGACCGGTGCCAGCCTGGCGGTTGGCGGTGTCGCGCTCTGGGTGATCGGCCCGGTGAAGGTCTTCTACTGGCTGCACGAATACGCCTTCCCCAAAGATCATCCCTGGTTTTTCTACTACCAGGACTCCCTGATGACCACACTGATGAAGGCGCCGGACCTGTTTGGCTTTATCGGTGCGCTCCTGCTGCTACTGACCCTGATCCTCTGGGCCCTGTCCGGCGCACTATTACTGCGCGGATTCAGGCGCGGGCGCGCTCTTCCTTGA
- the djlA gene encoding co-chaperone DjlA, with the protein MILGKLIGGVLGWFMGGPLLALLGLVVGHLFDKGYNQIQAEGSPERRREIEQTFFETVFRLLGHLAKADGRVSESEIKQTEAYMNEMGLTPEHRQQAIALFKEGVAADFDPDAQVIRFREVCGRRANLVRMLLIYLVNIALADGELDEQEVQVLRQIALGLGLSSAMFEQLLRMIQAQNSFSGQQHYQGGASAGPSARDRLRQAYDALGVSPEASDAEVKKAYRKLMSEYHPDKLIGQGVPEDMIKEATERSQEIRTAYDLIKEERARA; encoded by the coding sequence ATGATTCTCGGAAAACTCATTGGCGGTGTGCTCGGCTGGTTTATGGGCGGCCCCCTGTTGGCGCTGCTCGGCCTGGTGGTGGGCCACCTGTTCGATAAGGGGTACAACCAGATTCAGGCGGAGGGCTCGCCCGAGCGGCGTCGGGAAATCGAGCAGACGTTCTTCGAGACGGTGTTTCGCCTGCTGGGCCACCTGGCAAAGGCCGACGGCCGGGTCTCCGAGTCGGAAATCAAGCAGACCGAAGCCTACATGAATGAGATGGGGCTTACCCCGGAGCATCGCCAGCAGGCGATTGCCCTGTTCAAGGAAGGGGTGGCGGCGGATTTTGATCCCGATGCCCAGGTGATCCGGTTCCGCGAGGTCTGTGGTCGTCGTGCCAATCTGGTGCGGATGCTGCTGATCTACCTGGTCAACATTGCTCTGGCCGACGGCGAGCTGGATGAGCAGGAAGTCCAGGTGCTGCGCCAGATTGCCCTCGGGTTGGGCCTGTCCAGCGCCATGTTCGAGCAGTTGCTGCGGATGATCCAGGCCCAGAACAGCTTCAGTGGCCAGCAGCACTATCAGGGTGGGGCCAGTGCCGGACCGTCAGCCCGGGACCGGCTCAGGCAGGCTTATGATGCCCTGGGTGTCTCTCCTGAGGCGAGTGATGCCGAGGTGAAGAAAGCCTACCGAAAGCTGATGAGCGAGTACCACCCGGACAAGCTGATCGGGCAGGGGGTGCCGGAGGACATGATCAAGGAGGCCACCGAGCGCTCCCAGGAAATCCGCACCGCCTATGATCTGATCAAGGAAGAGCGCGCCCGCGCCTGA
- a CDS encoding protein adenylyltransferase SelO, which yields MTDTSSSFRHLPQFDNRWLRALPADPVADNVPRPVTGASYSWVAPRRASKPTLVAYAREVADTLGFLPEDCDSQAFAEVFAGNALLPGMEPHSTVYGGHQFGHWAGQLGDGRAINLGEVLNEAGEHWTLQLKGAGRTPYSRGADGLAVLRSSVREFLCSEAMHHLGVPTTRALSLVLTGDKVERDMFYDGNVQWEPGAVVCRVAPSFTRFGHFQLHAARGEHELLQQLLDVTIQTDFPHLGAPGRDTYLRWLEEVAVRTAEMVAHWMRVGFVHGVMNTDNMSVLGLTIDYGPYGWLEGYDPDWTPNTTDAQGRRYRFGAQPQVALWNLAQLANAIHPLIGEVEPLQAVLDVYREEYQRCWQRDMTAKLGLSRWEDGDSVLVSELQQVLQSAEIDMTIFFRRLADFHPDGEAPGEEVDSAQLLEPVLEAYYQPPTFEAEHTMAEWLRRYRDRLIQDRVLHGTEDAQRRALMNRTNPKYVLRNYMAQQAIDRAEAGDFSEIHRLQELLRRPYDEQPEHAAYFARRPEWARRKAGCSMLSCSS from the coding sequence ATGACCGACACCTCCTCTTCATTTCGTCACCTTCCCCAATTCGATAACCGCTGGTTGAGGGCTTTGCCGGCCGACCCGGTGGCGGACAATGTGCCGCGCCCGGTGACCGGCGCCAGCTACAGCTGGGTTGCCCCGCGCCGGGCCAGTAAACCGACGCTGGTTGCCTACGCCCGCGAAGTGGCCGATACGCTCGGGTTCCTGCCCGAAGACTGCGACAGCCAGGCGTTTGCCGAGGTGTTTGCCGGCAATGCACTGTTGCCCGGTATGGAACCGCACTCCACCGTCTACGGTGGTCACCAGTTTGGTCACTGGGCCGGGCAGTTGGGTGATGGCCGGGCCATCAATCTGGGCGAGGTTCTGAACGAGGCGGGTGAGCACTGGACCCTGCAACTCAAGGGCGCAGGGCGCACGCCCTATTCCCGGGGCGCCGATGGTCTGGCGGTGCTGCGCTCCTCGGTGCGTGAGTTTCTCTGCAGTGAAGCCATGCACCATCTGGGCGTCCCGACCACCCGGGCACTGAGCCTGGTACTCACTGGCGATAAGGTTGAACGGGACATGTTCTACGACGGCAACGTCCAGTGGGAGCCCGGAGCGGTGGTCTGCCGTGTGGCCCCATCGTTTACCCGCTTCGGCCACTTTCAGCTGCATGCGGCCCGCGGGGAGCATGAGCTGCTCCAGCAATTGCTCGACGTGACGATACAGACTGACTTCCCTCACCTCGGCGCGCCGGGCCGTGACACCTACCTGCGATGGCTGGAAGAGGTGGCGGTGCGCACCGCCGAGATGGTGGCCCACTGGATGCGGGTGGGTTTTGTCCATGGGGTTATGAACACCGACAATATGTCGGTCCTGGGGCTGACCATCGACTACGGCCCCTACGGCTGGCTTGAAGGTTACGACCCGGACTGGACCCCCAACACCACCGATGCCCAGGGGCGTCGCTATCGCTTCGGTGCCCAACCCCAGGTGGCGCTGTGGAATCTCGCTCAGTTGGCCAATGCCATACATCCGCTGATTGGCGAGGTAGAGCCCCTGCAGGCGGTGCTGGATGTCTATCGCGAGGAATATCAGCGCTGCTGGCAGCGGGATATGACTGCGAAGCTGGGCCTGAGCCGATGGGAAGACGGGGACTCGGTGCTGGTGTCTGAACTGCAACAGGTGTTGCAGAGCGCCGAAATCGATATGACGATTTTCTTCCGCCGACTGGCGGATTTCCATCCGGATGGCGAGGCGCCCGGAGAGGAGGTGGACAGCGCTCAGCTGCTGGAACCGGTGCTGGAAGCCTACTATCAGCCACCGACCTTTGAGGCCGAGCACACCATGGCCGAATGGTTGCGTCGCTATCGGGACCGGTTGATTCAGGACCGGGTACTGCACGGTACCGAAGACGCTCAGCGGCGGGCCCTGATGAACCGCACCAACCCCAAGTACGTGCTGCGCAACTACATGGCCCAGCAGGCCATTGATCGGGCCGAAGCGGGGGATTTCAGCGAAATTCATCGGCTGCAGGAACTTTTGCGTCGCCCCTACGACGAACAGCCGGAGCACGCCGCTTACTTTGCCCGCCGGCCCGAGTGGGCCCGGCGCAAGGCGGGCTGCTCCATGCTCTCCTGCAGCTCCTGA
- a CDS encoding peptidase, which produces MTYCLAINVENGLVFCSDSRTNAGVDQVSTYSKMYRFGIEGERQFVVLSAGNLGTTQAVISRLKRDIKDDAEQSLKTVESMSDAAEYLGEVNRAQQEKHSDNTSANFEASFIIGGQIQGEKPRVMMVYPAGNHITTSKDTRYLQIGESKYGKPILDRILTAKTDLDTSALCALVSMDSTMRSNLTVGPPIELLRYEKDSFTGQHNRFDEDDEYLRELKKAWDARLVEAFVQLPPIDWQPQSPDESHEA; this is translated from the coding sequence ATGACCTACTGCCTGGCCATCAACGTCGAGAACGGATTGGTGTTCTGTTCGGATTCACGCACCAACGCCGGGGTCGACCAGGTGAGCACCTACAGCAAGATGTACCGCTTCGGAATCGAGGGCGAGCGTCAGTTTGTGGTGCTCTCGGCGGGTAATCTGGGCACCACCCAGGCGGTGATTTCCCGCTTGAAGCGGGATATAAAGGATGACGCCGAACAGAGCCTGAAAACGGTCGAATCCATGAGTGACGCCGCCGAATATCTGGGAGAGGTCAACCGCGCCCAGCAGGAAAAACACTCGGATAACACCAGCGCCAATTTTGAGGCGAGTTTTATCATCGGCGGGCAGATCCAGGGCGAGAAACCCCGGGTGATGATGGTGTACCCGGCGGGCAACCATATCACCACGTCGAAAGACACCCGCTACCTGCAGATCGGAGAAAGCAAATACGGCAAACCGATTCTGGACCGTATCCTGACCGCCAAAACCGACCTGGACACCAGCGCTCTGTGCGCCCTGGTCTCCATGGACTCCACCATGCGCAGTAACCTCACGGTTGGGCCTCCCATCGAGCTGCTGCGCTACGAGAAGGACTCGTTCACCGGTCAGCACAACCGCTTCGATGAAGACGATGAGTATCTGCGGGAATTGAAAAAAGCCTGGGATGCCCGTCTGGTGGAGGCGTTTGTGCAACTGCCGCCTATTGACTGGCAGCCGCAATCACCCGATGAATCACACGAAGCTTAG
- a CDS encoding zinc-binding metallopeptidase family protein, producing the protein MKDFKCTCGQRIFFDNSECLNCGRLLRFDPERQDMVALILEADGVLVSASGERFHDCRNHIEYQSCNWVLPAGDRHRYCRSCRLNKIVPHLERPGNVRHWAKLESAKRHLIYTLMQLGLPVQGRHEAPKIGLQFAFLEDSRSNANVRESYVATGHAMGLITLNLAEADDAYRERIRQQLGEYYRTLLGHFRHESGHYYYDLLVRGTAWEQEVIEVFGNPHVDYQQALKSHYKQGGNPNWQGTHISAYACSHPLEDWAETWAHYLHMWDTLDTARAFGSAPVVATDSVDELVQSWVELTVVLNALNRSMGLPDAYPFVLTDSVIAKLRVIHRVIAAASQ; encoded by the coding sequence ATGAAAGACTTCAAGTGCACCTGCGGCCAGCGCATTTTCTTTGATAATAGCGAGTGCCTGAATTGCGGGCGCCTGCTGCGGTTTGATCCCGAGCGGCAGGATATGGTGGCACTGATTCTCGAAGCGGACGGTGTGCTGGTGAGTGCCTCGGGCGAACGCTTTCACGACTGTCGCAATCACATCGAATATCAGAGCTGCAACTGGGTGCTGCCCGCCGGTGATCGTCACCGCTACTGTCGTTCCTGTCGATTGAACAAGATTGTGCCGCACCTGGAACGCCCCGGGAATGTGCGCCACTGGGCCAAGCTGGAATCGGCCAAACGCCATCTGATCTACACCCTGATGCAGCTCGGGCTGCCGGTTCAGGGGCGTCATGAGGCGCCCAAAATCGGCTTGCAGTTCGCGTTCCTGGAGGACAGCCGCTCCAACGCCAATGTGCGTGAATCCTATGTGGCCACCGGCCACGCCATGGGGTTGATCACCCTGAACCTGGCCGAGGCGGACGATGCCTACCGGGAGCGGATTCGCCAGCAACTGGGGGAGTACTACCGGACCCTTCTCGGGCACTTTCGCCACGAGAGCGGTCACTATTACTACGACCTGCTGGTGCGGGGGACGGCCTGGGAGCAGGAGGTGATCGAGGTGTTTGGCAATCCCCACGTGGATTATCAGCAAGCGCTGAAAAGCCATTATAAGCAGGGGGGAAACCCGAATTGGCAGGGTACCCACATCAGCGCCTATGCTTGTTCACACCCGTTGGAAGACTGGGCTGAGACCTGGGCGCACTACCTGCACATGTGGGATACCCTGGACACCGCCCGGGCCTTTGGCTCCGCCCCCGTGGTGGCGACGGATTCGGTGGACGAGCTGGTCCAGAGCTGGGTGGAATTGACTGTGGTGCTCAACGCCCTGAATCGCAGCATGGGCCTGCCGGACGCCTATCCGTTCGTGCTGACCGACTCAGTGATCGCTAAGCTTCGTGTGATTCATCGGGTGATTGCGGCTGCCAGTCAATAG
- a CDS encoding alpha-E domain-containing protein — MLSRVAERIYWMSRYMERSENVARLVNVNSHLLMDLPRGIRVGWGSLIKISGTGDYFNRGDTEEADERTVVRFMLSDRDNPASLLNSLSWARENARITREIIPMEAWELINNLYLEVKDNLSKSVARRERNRVLHTVIASIQQFTGLLAGCMSHNSAYDFIRIGRNLERADMTTRIVDAGSANLLPHLSGEEDVLEPYDNILWMSVLRSLSAYQMYSQHVQDRVNAEDVVTFLLQDGMFPRSVSHSLGELESCLHKLPNSDEALRAVTGVRRRLRSANIPELLESGLQEYVDNVQLEVADIHRQIANTWFLPVAPQAQSQ, encoded by the coding sequence ATGTTGTCACGAGTCGCAGAACGTATTTACTGGATGAGCCGGTACATGGAGCGCAGCGAAAACGTCGCGCGCCTGGTCAATGTCAACTCTCACCTGCTGATGGATCTGCCCCGGGGCATCCGGGTGGGGTGGGGCTCGCTGATCAAAATCAGTGGCACCGGCGATTATTTCAATCGCGGCGATACCGAGGAGGCCGATGAGCGCACGGTGGTGCGCTTCATGCTGTCGGACCGGGACAACCCGGCCTCGCTGCTCAACTCTCTGAGCTGGGCGCGGGAGAATGCGCGGATCACCCGGGAAATCATTCCCATGGAAGCCTGGGAGCTGATCAACAACCTGTATCTCGAGGTGAAGGACAATCTGTCCAAGTCGGTGGCTCGGCGCGAGCGCAACCGGGTCCTGCATACGGTCATTGCCAGCATTCAGCAGTTCACCGGCCTGCTGGCGGGCTGTATGAGTCACAACAGCGCCTATGACTTCATCCGCATCGGACGCAACCTGGAGCGGGCCGATATGACCACCCGCATTGTCGATGCCGGCTCGGCGAACCTGTTGCCTCACCTCAGCGGTGAGGAAGATGTACTGGAGCCCTACGACAATATTCTCTGGATGAGCGTATTGCGCTCGCTCAGCGCCTATCAGATGTACAGCCAGCATGTGCAGGACCGGGTGAACGCGGAGGATGTGGTGACCTTTCTGTTGCAGGACGGTATGTTTCCGCGCTCGGTGTCCCACAGCCTGGGTGAGCTGGAATCCTGCCTGCACAAGTTGCCCAACAGTGATGAAGCCCTGCGGGCGGTGACCGGCGTGCGCCGTCGCCTGCGCAGTGCCAACATTCCCGAGCTGCTCGAATCCGGCCTTCAGGAGTACGTCGACAACGTGCAACTGGAAGTGGCGGATATTCACCGGCAGATTGCCAATACCTGGTTCCTGCCTGTCGCCCCTCAGGCCCAGAGCCAATAA
- a CDS encoding circularly permuted type 2 ATP-grasp protein — translation MQIDWREYACGDFYDELISSPGNPRKAARHLANYLASLSGEELQERKLSAELAIKTMGISFTVYSDAGNIDRDWPFDIIPRVISQREWEKTERGLIQRLKALNCFIDDVYNERKIIKDGVFPEELLADSKNFRPECIGMKPAFGVWAHICGTDLIRDEKGQFYVLEDNLRVPSGVSYMLENRKVTKRVLPELFENHTILPVTEYPNQLFDTLAAISPRPMEFPEVVVLTPGIYNSAYFEHSYLAQQMGVELVEGSDLVVEDDMVYMRTINGLARVDVIYRRIDDLFLDPEMFNPDSVLGVPGLMRAWLKGNVALANAPGAGVADDKLVYTYVPKMIKYYLDEDPILPNVPSYLCNDKKDRDYVLANLDKLVVKPANESGGYGMLMGPQASKKEREAFAQKIKANPRNYMAQPLMSLSTAPVVTPRNAEPRHIDLRPFILQGRDHHVTPGGLTRVAMTKGSFVVNSSQGGGSKDTWIVVEGDK, via the coding sequence ATGCAGATTGACTGGCGCGAATACGCCTGTGGCGACTTCTACGACGAACTGATCAGCTCCCCCGGCAACCCGCGCAAAGCGGCCCGCCATCTGGCCAACTACCTCGCTTCCCTCAGCGGCGAGGAGCTTCAGGAGCGCAAGCTCTCCGCCGAGTTGGCGATCAAGACCATGGGGATCTCCTTCACCGTCTACAGCGACGCGGGCAATATTGACCGCGACTGGCCCTTCGACATCATTCCCCGGGTGATTTCCCAGCGCGAGTGGGAGAAAACCGAGCGCGGCCTGATCCAGCGCCTCAAGGCACTCAACTGCTTTATTGACGATGTCTACAACGAGCGCAAGATCATCAAGGACGGTGTCTTTCCGGAAGAGCTGTTGGCGGATTCCAAAAACTTCCGGCCGGAGTGCATTGGCATGAAGCCGGCGTTTGGGGTCTGGGCGCATATCTGCGGCACCGACCTGATTCGCGACGAGAAAGGGCAGTTTTACGTCCTGGAAGACAACCTGAGGGTTCCCTCGGGCGTGTCCTACATGCTGGAGAATCGCAAGGTCACCAAGCGGGTGCTGCCGGAGCTGTTTGAAAACCACACCATTCTGCCGGTGACCGAATACCCCAACCAGTTGTTCGATACCCTCGCGGCGATTTCGCCGCGTCCCATGGAATTTCCCGAAGTGGTGGTGCTCACCCCGGGCATCTACAACTCCGCCTATTTTGAGCACTCCTATCTGGCCCAACAGATGGGCGTGGAGCTGGTGGAGGGGAGCGACCTAGTGGTGGAAGACGATATGGTGTACATGCGTACCATCAATGGTCTGGCCCGGGTGGATGTGATTTACCGGCGGATCGACGATCTGTTCCTCGACCCGGAGATGTTCAATCCCGACTCGGTGCTGGGTGTGCCGGGGCTGATGCGCGCCTGGCTCAAGGGCAATGTCGCCCTGGCCAATGCCCCCGGGGCGGGGGTAGCGGATGACAAGCTGGTCTATACCTATGTGCCCAAGATGATCAAATACTACCTGGACGAAGACCCGATCCTGCCCAATGTGCCCAGCTACCTGTGCAACGATAAAAAGGATCGGGACTATGTGTTGGCCAACCTCGACAAGCTGGTGGTCAAGCCGGCCAACGAGTCCGGCGGTTACGGCATGTTGATGGGGCCCCAGGCGAGCAAGAAAGAGCGGGAAGCCTTCGCCCAGAAGATCAAGGCCAATCCGCGCAATTATATGGCGCAGCCGTTGATGTCCCTGTCGACTGCGCCGGTGGTGACACCGCGCAACGCCGAGCCACGGCATATCGATTTGCGGCCGTTCATTCTTCAGGGGCGGGATCACCACGTCACTCCCGGAGGCCTGACCCGGGTGGCGATGACCAAGGGCTCCTTTGTGGTGAACTCCTCCCAGGGGGGTGGCAGCAAAGACACCTGGATTGTGGTTGAGGGGGACAAATAA